Proteins encoded together in one Qingshengfaniella alkalisoli window:
- a CDS encoding TRAP transporter small permease has translation MAFLFKNFEKVVCVILFLSMTALGFVNIVVRYATEFSFAASEELLTNGFLLLTIFGAAVAAERGEHLAVTLIADSLPRPAARAVFVLASALSVVLLALSAWFTWVLIANQVSSGITSYALQIPVWYYSIAVPFGFALILFRYVQYAARHLRDSAEEVTPDV, from the coding sequence GTGGCCTTTCTGTTCAAAAATTTCGAGAAGGTCGTGTGTGTCATCCTGTTTCTTTCGATGACGGCGCTCGGCTTCGTGAATATCGTCGTGCGATATGCGACTGAATTTTCCTTCGCCGCGTCAGAGGAACTGCTGACCAACGGCTTTCTTCTTCTGACAATTTTCGGGGCCGCCGTCGCGGCGGAACGCGGGGAGCATCTCGCGGTGACGTTGATAGCCGACAGCCTGCCACGCCCGGCGGCCCGTGCCGTTTTCGTGCTTGCATCCGCCTTGTCCGTTGTGTTGTTGGCGCTTTCTGCGTGGTTTACTTGGGTTCTGATCGCCAATCAGGTCTCGAGCGGGATCACGTCTTACGCGTTGCAGATCCCGGTTTGGTACTATTCCATCGCCGTGCCGTTTGGCTTTGCGTTGATCCTGTTTCGCTACGTCCAATATGCTGCGCGACATCTGCGGGATTCCGCCGAGGAGGTTACGCCTGATGTTTGA
- a CDS encoding DctP family TRAP transporter solute-binding subunit, protein MNKMTLFATATVATIAAATAQADTYRLSHNTGDTTTWHKGAEKFNELLQEATGDDVRIFPNAQLSGGDQMKQAEMTGRGAIDMVLTSAINVTPLAPEMAVFSLPYLYADYDAVDATTAGAAGDRMEEIMAGHGIKVLAWGENGFREVTNNVRPITSPEDMKGLKMRVAGPMYIDVMNELGANPQQMQWSETFPALQQGVVDGQENPIGAVIIPQRVYEVQKYITTWHYSYDPIFLGVSEELWESWDEDTQAKVTAAAEEAMEYQKQISRDGTASGIAYLKEQGMEVYEPSAEELAAFRDATQPAFDKWAAQVGADIVELFQAEATATN, encoded by the coding sequence ATGAACAAGATGACTCTGTTTGCGACAGCAACAGTTGCCACGATCGCAGCGGCGACGGCTCAAGCGGATACCTACCGCCTGTCACACAACACCGGCGATACGACGACATGGCATAAGGGTGCGGAAAAGTTCAACGAATTGTTGCAAGAGGCAACCGGCGACGACGTCCGTATCTTCCCGAACGCCCAGTTATCCGGCGGGGACCAGATGAAGCAGGCGGAGATGACGGGCCGCGGCGCAATTGACATGGTGTTGACCTCGGCAATCAACGTGACGCCGCTTGCGCCCGAGATGGCGGTTTTTTCGCTGCCTTACCTGTATGCTGATTATGATGCGGTCGATGCGACGACGGCGGGCGCTGCCGGCGACCGGATGGAAGAGATCATGGCCGGGCACGGCATCAAGGTGCTGGCCTGGGGCGAAAACGGTTTCCGCGAAGTGACCAACAATGTCCGCCCGATCACATCGCCGGAGGATATGAAGGGCCTCAAGATGCGTGTCGCCGGACCGATGTATATCGACGTGATGAATGAACTGGGCGCCAACCCGCAACAGATGCAGTGGTCTGAAACATTTCCCGCGCTTCAGCAGGGTGTCGTTGACGGGCAGGAGAACCCGATCGGTGCGGTCATCATCCCGCAGCGTGTTTACGAGGTCCAGAAATACATCACGACCTGGCACTATTCCTATGACCCGATTTTCCTGGGGGTTAGCGAAGAGCTGTGGGAGTCGTGGGACGAAGACACGCAAGCTAAGGTGACTGCAGCGGCCGAAGAGGCGATGGAATATCAAAAGCAGATCAGCCGCGACGGAACGGCCTCTGGCATCGCATATCTGAAAGAGCAGGGCATGGAAGTCTACGAGCCGTCCGCCGAAGAACTCGCCGCCTTCCGCGACGCGACCCAACCCGCCTTTGACAAATGGGCGGCGCAAGTGGGAGCCGATATCGTCGAGCTGTTCCAGGCCGAGGCGACCGCGACGAATTGA
- a CDS encoding IclR family transcriptional regulator, which produces MDQLRQFSPASSSGAQSVDRALQILSRVGQKVDEGISLSEMVRESGLAKPTVRRLLLALSRSGFIEQDPMTRRYFPGREIYILGSLATRRFGLLKLALPSLARLARASGDAAFLSVKRENHAVCLHREDGDYPVKTHALQAGYEHPLGVGAGSLAMLAALNDDMVETVIDAIRPEIERAYPSCSEASMRQAIIRSRQAGYALNPGLIYKDSWGVGIAIQHPAGGVAGAFSIAAVESRLQPERQRELAALLREEAQTVERKLKDMFTQAGPVMIG; this is translated from the coding sequence ATGGACCAGTTACGACAATTCAGCCCTGCCTCATCCAGCGGCGCGCAAAGCGTGGACCGAGCACTGCAAATCCTTTCGCGCGTCGGCCAGAAGGTGGATGAAGGTATTTCCCTGTCGGAAATGGTACGCGAAAGTGGTTTGGCAAAACCGACGGTCCGGCGGCTTCTGCTGGCTTTGTCGCGGTCGGGTTTTATCGAACAAGACCCGATGACACGTCGCTATTTTCCGGGCCGTGAAATATATATCCTTGGCTCATTGGCAACCCGTCGTTTTGGTCTCCTGAAGCTTGCACTGCCCAGTCTTGCAAGACTAGCCCGCGCATCGGGCGACGCAGCATTCCTGTCAGTGAAACGAGAAAATCACGCGGTCTGTCTGCACCGCGAAGATGGCGATTATCCCGTCAAGACCCACGCCCTGCAAGCAGGCTACGAACATCCACTGGGTGTCGGCGCCGGGTCGCTGGCCATGCTCGCAGCGTTGAACGACGACATGGTTGAAACGGTGATAGATGCCATCCGTCCCGAAATCGAACGCGCGTATCCGAGTTGCTCGGAAGCGAGCATGCGACAGGCGATCATCCGGTCGCGACAGGCGGGATATGCGTTGAACCCGGGGCTGATCTACAAGGATTCTTGGGGTGTCGGGATCGCGATCCAGCATCCCGCTGGAGGCGTTGCCGGCGCGTTCAGCATCGCCGCAGTCGAAAGTCGGCTACAACCAGAACGCCAGCGCGAATTGGCGGCTCTGTTGCGCGAGGAGGCGCAAACTGTTGAGCGCAAGCTCAAGGACATGTTTACACAGGCTGGCCCGGTCATGATCGGGTGA
- a CDS encoding acetyl-CoA acetyltransferase, which yields MSREAQIVGWAHGKFGKAEAPDVESLMALVTEPALHHAGLGPEAVDGIYCGVFNGGFSKQGFGAALVGMGCADLANTPATRCENACATGSAAIYAAMDFIESGRGNVALVVGAEKMTATPTAEVGDILLGASYRREEANIDGGFAGIFGTIAQSYFQHYGDRSAELAMIAAKNHANGVANPYAHMQRDFGFDFCNTVSDKNPYTAGPLRRTDCSLISDGAAALVLAEASVAGNLDRAIRFLARSHANDILAISRRDALRFEGARRAWANALENAGLSISDLDLVETHDCFTIAELIEYEAMGLAEPGEGGRVVRDGLTRKDGALPVNPSGGLKSKGHPIGATGVSMHIMAALQLMNDADEMQIKGAELAGVFNMGGAAVANYASILERAH from the coding sequence ATGTCACGCGAAGCACAGATTGTCGGATGGGCGCACGGCAAGTTCGGCAAGGCAGAAGCACCGGATGTCGAAAGCCTGATGGCGTTGGTCACCGAACCTGCCCTGCATCATGCCGGCCTTGGGCCGGAAGCCGTGGACGGGATTTATTGCGGCGTATTCAACGGCGGGTTTTCCAAGCAGGGCTTCGGGGCAGCGCTGGTCGGAATGGGATGCGCGGACCTCGCCAACACTCCTGCGACCCGCTGCGAAAACGCCTGCGCGACCGGCAGTGCGGCAATCTACGCGGCGATGGATTTCATCGAATCCGGTCGTGGCAATGTGGCCCTCGTTGTCGGTGCCGAAAAAATGACTGCGACACCCACGGCAGAGGTCGGCGACATCCTTCTCGGTGCGAGCTATCGCAGGGAAGAAGCGAACATCGACGGTGGCTTCGCAGGCATTTTTGGTACGATTGCTCAAAGCTATTTCCAGCACTACGGCGACCGCTCGGCAGAGCTTGCGATGATTGCGGCCAAGAACCACGCAAACGGCGTCGCCAACCCCTATGCCCATATGCAGCGTGATTTCGGGTTCGACTTTTGCAACACCGTGTCCGACAAAAACCCCTACACGGCGGGACCGCTGCGCCGCACGGATTGCTCGCTGATCTCCGATGGGGCTGCTGCGCTGGTGCTGGCCGAGGCCTCGGTTGCCGGAAATCTGGATCGCGCCATTAGGTTTCTGGCTCGCAGCCATGCGAACGACATCCTCGCCATAAGCCGTCGCGATGCGCTGCGTTTCGAAGGCGCAAGACGGGCGTGGGCGAACGCACTCGAAAATGCCGGTTTGTCGATCAGTGATCTGGATTTGGTCGAGACCCATGATTGCTTTACCATAGCGGAGCTGATCGAGTACGAGGCCATGGGTCTTGCCGAGCCCGGCGAAGGTGGGCGCGTCGTGCGTGACGGGCTCACGCGCAAAGACGGCGCACTGCCCGTCAACCCTTCGGGCGGGCTGAAATCCAAAGGGCACCCCATCGGCGCGACGGGGGTATCCATGCATATCATGGCCGCGCTTCAATTGATGAATGACGCGGACGAAATGCAGATCAAGGGCGCAGAACTGGCCGGTGTGTTCAACATGGGCGGCGCAGCCGTTGCAAACTACGCCTCGATCTTGGAGCGTGCGCATTGA
- a CDS encoding acyl-CoA synthetase, translated as MPPVSTRAVNLAHFVDQAARRHAERPALAWGDTVWTWQVFSARVNAFAHALVEEFGIRKGDRILIQSANCNQMFEAMFACFRVGAVWVPANYRGMPDELAWLAVSSGAKLMICQAAFPDHAAACASQIGQTIVIGGADFGNDYDAIVARHLGQSQPLANVERDDPCWFFFTSGTTGMPKAAVLTHGQMGFVVTNHLCDLMPGTTQNDASLVIAPLSHGAGVHQLGQVARGAVTILPGSDSMDIAEIWTLVEKWRVTNMFTVPTILKMLVEDPSVSDHDHSSLRYVIYAGAPMYRADQIKALETLGPVLVQYFGLGEVTGNITVLPPALHETEGDLRLGTCGFARTGMQVQVQDDTGREVAPMETGELCVCGPAVFAGYWNNPDANKKAFRDGWFRTGDLGHMDEDGFFYLTGRASDMYISGGSNIYPREIEEKILLHPDVTEVAVLGLPDEKWGEIGAAVCVCRAGTSLSAADITKWLDGKVARYKQPKRFMFWDTLPKSGYGKITKKLVRDEIDRRDRQHT; from the coding sequence ATGCCCCCTGTTTCCACACGTGCCGTGAACCTGGCCCATTTCGTTGATCAAGCCGCCCGCAGACATGCCGAACGTCCTGCGCTGGCCTGGGGCGATACCGTCTGGACTTGGCAAGTCTTCTCCGCTCGCGTCAACGCATTTGCGCATGCGTTAGTCGAAGAATTCGGCATTCGCAAAGGCGACCGCATCCTGATTCAATCGGCAAACTGCAACCAGATGTTCGAGGCCATGTTTGCCTGCTTCAGAGTCGGTGCAGTCTGGGTGCCAGCAAACTATCGCGGCATGCCTGATGAACTTGCTTGGCTCGCTGTGTCGAGCGGAGCGAAGTTGATGATCTGTCAGGCCGCTTTTCCAGATCATGCAGCCGCATGTGCAAGCCAGATCGGGCAGACAATCGTCATCGGCGGCGCGGATTTCGGGAACGACTACGACGCTATCGTCGCGCGGCATTTGGGTCAGTCACAACCACTTGCTAATGTCGAACGTGACGATCCATGCTGGTTCTTCTTCACGTCCGGCACAACCGGCATGCCAAAGGCTGCTGTGTTGACACATGGCCAGATGGGTTTTGTCGTGACCAATCATCTGTGCGACCTGATGCCTGGCACAACCCAGAACGACGCCTCGTTGGTCATTGCACCCCTGTCCCATGGGGCTGGAGTGCATCAGCTGGGGCAGGTTGCGCGCGGTGCGGTGACGATCCTGCCCGGCAGCGACAGCATGGATATTGCCGAGATCTGGACCCTTGTCGAAAAATGGCGCGTGACGAATATGTTCACGGTGCCGACCATCTTGAAGATGTTGGTCGAGGACCCATCCGTCAGTGACCACGACCATTCCAGTCTGCGTTACGTGATTTACGCGGGTGCACCGATGTATCGCGCCGATCAAATCAAGGCGCTGGAAACCCTGGGCCCGGTGTTGGTTCAGTATTTCGGATTGGGCGAAGTCACGGGGAACATAACCGTCCTGCCCCCTGCCCTTCATGAGACCGAAGGGGATCTCAGACTCGGCACCTGCGGTTTCGCGAGAACGGGTATGCAGGTGCAGGTGCAAGACGACACGGGACGCGAAGTTGCACCGATGGAAACGGGTGAACTTTGCGTCTGCGGCCCCGCCGTCTTTGCCGGCTACTGGAACAATCCCGATGCCAACAAAAAGGCCTTTCGCGACGGCTGGTTCCGAACAGGCGATCTGGGACACATGGACGAAGATGGTTTCTTCTACCTGACGGGGCGCGCGTCGGACATGTACATATCCGGCGGCTCGAACATCTACCCCCGCGAGATAGAAGAAAAAATTCTTCTACATCCAGACGTGACAGAGGTCGCCGTTCTTGGCTTGCCAGACGAAAAATGGGGAGAGATCGGGGCTGCCGTTTGCGTGTGTCGTGCGGGCACTTCTCTGTCCGCAGCAGACATCACAAAATGGCTGGACGGGAAAGTGGCGCGCTACAAGCAACCCAAGCGCTTCATGTTCTGGGATACCTTGCCCAAATCAGGCTATGGCAAGATCACGAAAAAGCTTGTGCGCGATGAAATCGACCGCCGCGACCGGCAGCATACATGA
- a CDS encoding PCC domain-containing protein has protein sequence MIKTAVLLIGHENGKRFIHCHGRWRETAGNDRIGHLLANQTHLAAPTTLLGWAIEGGSFDRVADAETSFELFKPVATHSTASANGLLLRIAPNEDLITTIENVCARYGIEHGTIHGLGSIVGAQFSDGRNMTSYATELMIDEGRIENGRASLDISIVGMDGNHMSGWLVPDKNAVCVTAELFILRQG, from the coding sequence ATGATCAAGACCGCAGTCCTGCTTATCGGTCATGAGAATGGGAAAAGGTTCATCCATTGTCACGGGCGCTGGCGCGAAACAGCAGGCAATGACCGGATCGGACATCTGCTTGCGAACCAAACACATCTGGCGGCACCAACCACGCTCCTTGGGTGGGCGATAGAAGGTGGTTCATTTGATCGGGTTGCAGACGCCGAAACCAGTTTCGAGCTATTCAAGCCTGTCGCCACCCATTCCACCGCCAGCGCAAACGGGTTGCTTTTGCGGATTGCGCCGAACGAGGACCTGATCACAACGATCGAGAACGTCTGCGCGCGGTATGGCATTGAGCACGGTACCATCCATGGGCTGGGCAGCATTGTCGGCGCGCAATTTTCAGATGGCAGGAACATGACATCTTACGCAACAGAGCTGATGATTGATGAAGGACGTATTGAAAACGGGCGGGCATCTCTCGATATCTCGATCGTCGGAATGGATGGAAACCACATGAGCGGGTGGCTGGTACCGGATAAGAACGCGGTCTGTGTGACAGCCGAACTGTTCATTCTACGACAGGGCTAG
- a CDS encoding nucleoside deaminase encodes MSVALEEARAAAARGEVPVGAALVDPAGQVVAQDGNRTRELNDPSAHAEMLVIRAACRQSGSERLTGHSLYVTLEPCAMCAAVVAAARIARVYYAASDPKSGGVEHGARVFIHPQSHHQPEVYHGMAEVEAAALLTDFFRQRR; translated from the coding sequence ATGTCCGTCGCGCTGGAAGAGGCGCGTGCCGCCGCTGCGCGTGGCGAGGTGCCTGTGGGGGCCGCGCTGGTCGATCCGGCGGGACAGGTCGTTGCGCAAGACGGGAACCGAACGCGGGAGTTGAATGATCCGTCCGCCCATGCCGAGATGCTGGTGATCCGCGCGGCCTGCCGCCAATCGGGTAGCGAGCGACTAACGGGGCATTCGCTTTATGTGACGCTTGAACCCTGTGCAATGTGCGCGGCGGTCGTCGCGGCGGCGCGAATTGCGCGGGTCTACTATGCGGCGTCCGATCCCAAGTCAGGCGGGGTTGAGCACGGAGCGCGTGTCTTCATCCATCCGCAAAGCCATCATCAGCCGGAGGTCTATCACGGGATGGCAGAGGTCGAAGCGGCCGCGTTGCTGACGGACTTCTTCCGGCAGCGCCGCTAG
- a CDS encoding pseudouridine synthase yields MSNDPKKGDRIAKVLARAGVASRREAEKIIEARRVRVNGKLIDSPALNVLPSDRIEVDGQPLAEPEPTRIWLYHKPTGLVTTAKDERGRATIFDDLPDEMPRVMTVGRLDLNSEGLLLLTNDGEIKRKLELPSTGWLRKYRVRVKGTPDDAALEPLRQGITIDGEAFQPMTVTLDKQQGANAWLTVSLREGKNREIRRAFDAIEMQVNRLIRVSYGPFRLGDLKKGQVEEIKQRVVRDQLGLTPEDDGHAKPKRKRPLRRRTR; encoded by the coding sequence ATGAGCAACGATCCAAAAAAGGGCGACCGTATCGCCAAGGTTCTGGCACGCGCCGGGGTGGCCTCGCGCCGCGAGGCCGAAAAGATCATCGAAGCCCGCCGAGTCCGCGTGAATGGAAAGCTGATCGACAGCCCCGCTCTGAATGTACTGCCCTCCGACCGGATCGAGGTGGACGGGCAGCCACTTGCAGAACCGGAACCCACCCGCATCTGGCTATACCATAAGCCGACGGGCCTCGTAACCACCGCCAAAGATGAGCGCGGACGCGCAACGATCTTCGACGATTTGCCAGATGAAATGCCGCGCGTGATGACCGTCGGGCGGCTCGACCTGAATTCCGAAGGACTGTTGCTGCTGACCAATGACGGCGAGATCAAGCGTAAACTCGAACTTCCGTCCACAGGTTGGTTGCGCAAGTACCGTGTCCGGGTAAAAGGAACCCCGGACGATGCCGCGCTTGAACCCCTGCGCCAGGGCATCACCATAGACGGCGAAGCCTTCCAGCCGATGACGGTAACGCTCGACAAGCAACAGGGCGCAAACGCATGGCTGACCGTATCATTGCGCGAGGGCAAGAACCGTGAAATCCGACGCGCATTCGATGCGATCGAGATGCAGGTCAATAGACTGATCCGCGTCAGCTATGGCCCGTTTCGCCTGGGCGATCTGAAGAAGGGCCAGGTTGAAGAAATCAAACAACGCGTCGTCCGAGACCAGCTTGGACTGACACCAGAGGATGACGGCCACGCCAAACCCAAGCGGAAACGTCCGCTACGTCGCCGGACACGTTGA
- a CDS encoding 5-bromo-4-chloroindolyl phosphate hydrolysis family protein, which translates to MAQKYGGRFSPDTKDTDDTAAPALRHPFQSKSRTRAGMRSNLLFVLPFFFLPAAFTSGPTGLALNLAAFGSLLLSAWLTRDGLIAQENYEARKIARRPAIPRKLFGSVLLGLGLGISGIADDSLGGAVIFGALGTGLHLLSFGLDPMKNKGMSDVDRFQSDRVSRAVDEAERHLSDMSEAIKRTGDRRLEGMVDGFTSTAREMFRTVEEDPRDLTGARKFLGVYLLGAKDATVKFADLYSKTRDRGARDDYVALLNDLESNFAAKTQTLLLDNRTDLDVEIEVLRERLEREKLG; encoded by the coding sequence GTGGCGCAAAAATATGGCGGCCGTTTCAGTCCTGATACGAAGGATACCGATGACACGGCGGCTCCGGCTCTGCGGCATCCGTTCCAAAGCAAATCCCGTACGCGTGCCGGCATGCGATCGAACCTGTTGTTCGTACTACCATTCTTTTTTCTGCCCGCCGCATTCACATCTGGCCCGACCGGGCTTGCGCTGAACCTGGCGGCATTCGGCAGCCTGCTGTTGTCCGCTTGGCTGACACGTGACGGGTTGATCGCACAGGAAAACTACGAAGCACGCAAGATCGCGCGTCGTCCTGCAATTCCCCGCAAGCTGTTTGGGTCAGTTCTATTGGGGCTGGGACTGGGAATCTCAGGCATCGCGGATGACAGCCTTGGCGGCGCGGTCATTTTCGGCGCTCTTGGCACGGGGCTGCATTTGCTGTCCTTTGGGCTGGATCCGATGAAGAACAAGGGCATGAGCGACGTTGATCGCTTCCAGTCGGATCGAGTGTCCCGTGCGGTTGACGAAGCCGAGCGCCACCTGTCTGATATGTCGGAAGCTATCAAGCGCACGGGCGACCGGCGATTGGAAGGCATGGTAGATGGGTTCACCTCCACCGCTCGCGAGATGTTCCGCACAGTCGAAGAAGACCCTCGCGATTTGACCGGCGCGCGCAAATTTCTTGGCGTCTACTTGTTGGGCGCGAAGGATGCGACGGTCAAATTCGCCGACCTTTACAGTAAGACCCGCGACCGGGGCGCGCGGGACGACTATGTCGCCTTGTTGAACGACCTTGAATCGAATTTCGCCGCCAAAACACAGACCCTGCTGCTCGACAACCGGACCGATCTCGACGTGGAGATCGAAGTGCTGCGCGAGCGGCTGGAACGTGAGAAGCTAGGATAA
- a CDS encoding toxic anion resistance protein, producing the protein MSEIVQKKAAEVQTEVDQAALPLPEPRVDLVPLEQAEPAVASEIRKRMDEIDIGDTGSIIAFGSAAQSELQEISQSMLADVRNKDVGPAGDSLRDIVSTIRGFSVDELDPNRKRSWWEKLTGKAKPVAKFMAKYETVQGQIDSVTDNLLEHEHTLLKDIKSLDILYEKTLTFYDELAVYISAGEAKLAELDKTDIPAKEAEVGAAPEDEQVIRAQELRDMRAARDDLERRVHDLKLTRQVTMQSLPSIRLVQENDKSLVTKINSTLVNTVPLWETQLAQALTIQRSSEAATAVREANDLTNDLLTKNAENLRQANAAVRKEMERGVFDIEAVKSANANLIATIEESLQIADEGKAKRAQAEKDLVTMETELRDTLASAKARGDKTGDNAGSSVPKG; encoded by the coding sequence ATGTCTGAAATTGTGCAGAAGAAGGCCGCCGAAGTCCAAACCGAGGTAGATCAGGCCGCGCTGCCATTGCCCGAACCTCGGGTGGATCTGGTTCCATTGGAACAGGCTGAACCCGCCGTAGCGAGTGAAATCCGCAAGCGCATGGATGAAATCGACATCGGGGATACCGGCTCTATCATCGCCTTCGGCTCGGCGGCACAATCGGAATTGCAGGAAATCAGCCAGTCCATGCTTGCCGATGTCCGGAACAAGGATGTGGGGCCAGCTGGCGACAGCCTGCGCGACATCGTAAGCACTATTCGCGGCTTTTCCGTGGATGAACTGGACCCCAACCGTAAACGGTCTTGGTGGGAAAAGCTGACAGGAAAAGCCAAACCCGTGGCCAAGTTCATGGCCAAGTATGAAACAGTTCAGGGCCAGATCGATTCCGTCACCGACAACCTTCTTGAACACGAGCATACGCTGCTGAAAGACATCAAGTCGCTCGACATACTGTATGAGAAGACCCTGACCTTCTACGATGAACTGGCGGTCTATATCTCGGCTGGCGAAGCCAAGCTGGCTGAACTGGACAAGACCGACATTCCGGCCAAGGAGGCCGAGGTCGGCGCGGCGCCCGAAGACGAGCAAGTCATCAGGGCACAGGAATTGCGAGACATGCGCGCGGCCCGCGACGATCTGGAACGACGCGTGCATGACCTGAAGCTCACACGGCAGGTAACGATGCAGTCCCTGCCGTCGATCCGGTTGGTGCAGGAAAACGACAAGTCGCTGGTGACGAAGATCAATTCGACGCTCGTGAACACCGTGCCATTGTGGGAAACGCAACTGGCACAGGCCCTGACAATCCAGCGCTCGTCAGAAGCGGCCACGGCAGTTCGAGAAGCCAATGACCTGACCAACGACCTTCTGACCAAGAACGCTGAAAATCTGCGTCAGGCGAATGCCGCCGTCCGCAAGGAAATGGAGCGCGGCGTCTTCGACATCGAAGCCGTGAAATCCGCCAATGCCAATCTGATCGCGACGATCGAGGAAAGTCTCCAGATCGCGGATGAGGGCAAGGCCAAGAGGGCTCAGGCAGAAAAAGATCTCGTTACGATGGAGACCGAGTTGCGCGATACACTTGCCTCTGCCAAAGCACGAGGCGACAAGACCGGTGACAACGCAGGAAGTTCTGTTCCGAAGGGGTAA
- a CDS encoding DUF2927 domain-containing protein: MRLTFGRPKMQMLFLAGFIGLAGCMEPVTTPAPPPSSPSVSDTPVRKPNLQRSNASIRLQQRYAGVERDLVSRGLLRTDRGGADTPVDADKLARNFLRIALFDEFSPGSEQLVARETSSRVRRWESPIDVSLVFGPGVLPSQQATDRSTVEELSATLASASGRPVRIKRAPSDFMIFVVNEDERRALGPRIEELIPGVTPAVVRTITHMPPTTFCLVVAFSSDQAPYVYERAIAIVRDEHPPLLRKSCFHEEITQGLGLANDSPQVRPSLFNDDEEFALLTWQDEMMVQILYDRRLQPGMDIDEARPIVQTIAHELIPEGVDIAQAEPKES; this comes from the coding sequence ATGCGCCTGACGTTCGGGCGACCAAAGATGCAGATGCTGTTTCTGGCCGGCTTCATCGGGCTGGCCGGATGTATGGAACCTGTGACTACTCCCGCACCGCCACCGTCATCTCCCAGCGTTTCGGATACACCTGTCAGGAAGCCGAATCTGCAACGGTCGAACGCAAGTATTCGCTTGCAACAGCGCTATGCCGGCGTCGAACGTGACCTTGTATCTCGCGGGTTACTGCGCACGGATCGCGGCGGCGCCGATACGCCCGTGGATGCCGACAAGCTTGCGCGAAACTTCCTGCGCATCGCGCTGTTCGATGAGTTTTCACCGGGTAGTGAACAGTTGGTCGCGCGGGAAACATCAAGCCGTGTGCGCCGATGGGAATCCCCAATCGACGTATCGCTGGTATTCGGTCCCGGTGTTTTGCCGTCTCAACAGGCCACCGACCGGTCAACTGTTGAAGAGCTGTCTGCAACCCTCGCTTCGGCCAGCGGTCGCCCTGTCCGCATAAAGCGTGCGCCGTCCGATTTCATGATCTTCGTTGTCAATGAAGACGAACGCCGCGCGCTTGGTCCGCGCATCGAAGAACTGATCCCCGGAGTCACCCCAGCTGTGGTCCGGACAATCACGCACATGCCACCGACGACCTTCTGTCTGGTCGTGGCCTTTTCATCCGATCAGGCACCCTATGTATACGAACGTGCAATCGCAATCGTGCGCGACGAGCACCCGCCACTGCTGCGCAAATCCTGCTTCCACGAGGAAATCACACAAGGGTTGGGGCTTGCGAACGACAGCCCGCAAGTCCGCCCGTCCCTGTTCAACGATGACGAGGAATTCGCGCTGCTGACCTGGCAGGACGAGATGATGGTGCAGATTCTTTATGACCGTCGCCTGCAACCCGGAATGGACATCGACGAGGCACGCCCCATCGTCCAGACAATCGCGCATGAACTGATACCAGAAGGCGTTGACATCGCCCAAGCCGAACCCAAGGAAAGCTGA